In one Mucilaginibacter ginsenosidivorax genomic region, the following are encoded:
- a CDS encoding glutamine synthetase family protein: protein MNTEQIKTYIEENNIQKIKFAFADIDGVLRGKVIHPKKFIEGLQSGYGFCDVVFGWDSNDVCYDNVKITGWHTGYPDKLCRIDLNTLRNVPWQDNIPFFLADYSNPNGTALPACPRSLLKKVVKECQDMGYHAEFAQEFEWFNFRETPQSINDKGFTNINTLTPGMFGYSILRTSQNSDFYYDLFNLLTQFNIPIEGLHTETGPGVYEAAIAHDEVLAAADKAVLFKTAVKEIAYKHGIMASFMAKWNEDLPGCSGHIHQSLWNKDKSDNLFYNGDDVNKMSDLHKHYLAGQLYCMPHLLPMYAPTINSYKRLVEGAWAPTTITWGLDNRTTALRVINTTPGYTRLETRIPGSDTNPYLAIAAALASGLYGIKHKLPLTIAPTVGNGYEDKRNGILAKNLFDAATDMQNSPLAKELFGEGFVEHFTQTRLWEHRQYAKHVTDWELKRYFEVI from the coding sequence ATGAATACCGAACAGATAAAAACTTACATAGAAGAAAATAACATCCAGAAAATAAAATTTGCCTTTGCCGATATTGATGGCGTTTTGCGCGGGAAGGTAATTCACCCCAAAAAATTCATTGAAGGCTTGCAAAGCGGTTATGGTTTTTGCGATGTAGTTTTTGGATGGGATAGTAATGACGTTTGTTATGATAATGTGAAAATTACAGGCTGGCATACCGGTTACCCCGATAAGCTTTGCCGTATTGATTTGAATACGTTGCGTAACGTACCCTGGCAGGATAACATCCCCTTCTTTTTGGCCGATTACAGCAACCCAAACGGCACAGCCCTGCCCGCATGTCCCCGCAGCCTGTTAAAAAAAGTAGTTAAAGAATGCCAGGACATGGGCTATCACGCCGAGTTTGCCCAGGAATTTGAATGGTTCAATTTCAGGGAAACACCGCAATCTATTAATGATAAAGGCTTTACCAATATCAATACCCTTACACCAGGGATGTTTGGGTACTCCATACTCCGTACATCGCAAAACAGCGATTTTTATTACGACCTGTTTAACTTGCTTACTCAATTTAACATACCCATAGAAGGCTTACATACCGAAACCGGTCCCGGCGTTTACGAAGCCGCCATAGCTCATGACGAAGTTTTGGCTGCCGCCGATAAAGCGGTATTATTTAAAACCGCCGTTAAAGAGATTGCTTACAAACACGGCATCATGGCTTCATTTATGGCCAAATGGAACGAAGACCTGCCTGGTTGCAGCGGCCATATCCACCAAAGCTTATGGAACAAAGATAAAAGTGATAACTTGTTTTACAACGGCGACGATGTTAACAAGATGAGCGATTTGCATAAGCATTACCTTGCAGGTCAGCTATATTGCATGCCGCACCTGTTACCAATGTATGCCCCCACTATTAACAGCTATAAACGCCTTGTTGAAGGGGCCTGGGCGCCAACTACCATAACCTGGGGGCTTGACAACCGGACCACCGCCCTGCGTGTTATTAATACCACACCGGGCTACACCCGGTTAGAGACCCGTATACCAGGTTCAGATACTAACCCATATTTGGCCATTGCAGCGGCATTGGCTTCGGGCTTATACGGTATTAAACACAAATTGCCCTTAACTATAGCACCCACAGTTGGTAACGGTTACGAAGATAAACGCAACGGCATACTGGCCAAAAACTTGTTTGACGCTGCAACGGATATGCAAAACTCGCCACTGGCCAAAGAGCTTTTTGGCGAAGGCTTTGTTGAGCATTTTACCCAAACCCGCCTGTGGGAGCATCGTCAATACGCCAAACATGTTACCGATTGGGAGCTAAAAAGGTATTTTGAGGTGATATAG
- a CDS encoding DinB family protein produces MNIIPMFLKELEQEAQTTRKMLEIVPTDKFKWQPHPKSMTIEDLTVHIVDLPNWLALAVYTDGLNFATEPYNPPTAENTQGLLDLLEQSVAKGKEALQHISEEELLKPWTLSNGDVILQNYNKAEVIRVAFCQLVHHRAQLGVYLRLLNIPIPGSYGPSADELSGEYQREAASIEL; encoded by the coding sequence ATGAATATTATCCCAATGTTTTTAAAGGAGTTGGAGCAGGAAGCCCAAACCACCCGCAAAATGCTCGAGATTGTGCCAACCGACAAATTTAAATGGCAGCCGCACCCAAAAAGCATGACCATTGAAGACCTTACCGTGCACATTGTTGATTTGCCAAACTGGCTTGCGCTGGCCGTGTACACCGATGGATTAAATTTTGCCACCGAACCTTATAATCCCCCAACAGCCGAAAACACCCAGGGCTTATTGGATTTGCTGGAACAATCAGTTGCCAAAGGCAAAGAAGCCCTGCAACACATCAGCGAAGAAGAGCTGCTAAAACCCTGGACGCTAAGCAATGGCGACGTGATATTACAGAACTATAACAAAGCCGAAGTAATCAGGGTAGCCTTTTGCCAGCTTGTACATCATCGCGCCCAGTTAGGTGTTTACCTGCGCCTGCTAAACATCCCGATACCCGGCAGCTACGGCCCCAGCGCCGACGAACTGAGCGGAGAATATCAACGCGAAGCAGCGAGTATCGAGTTATAA
- a CDS encoding HipA family kinase: MNYNPPQLRTIKVIRYVTPLREGGSLPAIAEGDDEFLYVLKFRGAGQGVKALIAELIGGEIARLLGLKVPELVFANLDEAFGRSEADEEIQDLLKFSVGLNLALHYLSGAITYDPVVNTLDAKLASKIVWLDCLLTNVDRTPRNTNMLMWHKELWLIDHGAALYFHHSWHNWQESAKRPFVQVKDHVLLPQASELDEVDAEFKSILTPERIYNIVNLIPDDWLTDESGNGTPAERREVYAQFLLTRIASSAIFVTEAKNARSAI; encoded by the coding sequence ATGAATTATAATCCACCCCAACTCCGCACCATTAAGGTGATCCGCTACGTTACGCCATTACGTGAGGGCGGATCGCTGCCGGCTATTGCCGAAGGCGACGACGAGTTTTTATATGTACTTAAATTCCGCGGGGCCGGCCAGGGTGTAAAGGCGCTGATAGCCGAGCTTATTGGCGGCGAGATAGCCCGCCTGCTGGGCCTTAAAGTGCCCGAACTGGTGTTTGCCAATCTTGATGAAGCCTTCGGCCGTTCTGAGGCCGACGAAGAGATACAGGACCTGCTCAAATTCAGCGTCGGTCTTAATCTTGCTTTGCACTACTTATCGGGCGCTATCACGTACGACCCGGTTGTTAACACTTTGGATGCTAAACTGGCATCCAAAATAGTTTGGCTTGATTGCCTGCTAACAAATGTCGACCGTACCCCGCGCAACACCAACATGCTGATGTGGCACAAGGAACTTTGGCTTATTGACCATGGCGCAGCCCTCTATTTTCACCACTCGTGGCATAACTGGCAGGAATCGGCAAAACGGCCCTTTGTGCAGGTAAAAGACCATGTGCTGCTTCCGCAAGCATCTGAATTGGATGAGGTGGATGCCGAATTTAAATCTATTTTAACACCCGAACGCATTTACAACATTGTCAATTTAATCCCTGATGACTGGCTTACCGATGAATCAGGAAACGGAACACCAGCCGAGCGCAGGGAGGTTTACGCTCAATTTTTATTAACCCGTATTGCATCATCAGCAATATTTGTAACCGAAGCTAAAAATGCCCGATCAGCTATTTGA
- a CDS encoding gluconokinase has protein sequence MMQEYILGIDIGTGSTKAVAVGLTGKALGVTQQHYGIDIPEPGYSEQNPLIIWDAFVKCVQQIVVEIGRAPQALSFSSAMHSIIPVDKTGTPLAPMITWADARAENIAQDLRNSPTGEEIYRITGTPIHAMSPLCKLIWLKANKPGLFVQADLFISIKEFIWFKLFNAFQVDYSIASATGLFDILKLQWSNEVCQLAGITADRLSEPVNTTYYRDNLDAVTANLLGVPNDTKFIIGASDGCCANLGSHTTGPGVAALTIGTSGAVRITSPVPVYNFQGMTFNYLLNQNTYVCGGAVNNGGIAINWLLKNFLQKENLTGADYDALFNTIETVPAGSDGLLFLPYLYGERAPLWDTKTSGAYLNIKPAHNQAHFLRAALEGVCFALYDVLKTVEDASVAIIQVNISGGFVSSGTWTQVLADITGKKLVVLQPEDASAVGAVYLAMQVMHPQSYDELIHVNNETTIIPNQQNHELYNRSFVIFKKLYHDLKDTMHLVNDRGI, from the coding sequence ATGATGCAGGAATATATATTAGGTATTGATATTGGTACCGGCAGCACAAAGGCAGTAGCTGTTGGTTTAACCGGCAAGGCTTTGGGTGTAACCCAGCAGCATTACGGTATTGATATTCCCGAACCCGGTTATAGCGAACAGAACCCGTTGATTATCTGGGATGCTTTTGTAAAATGCGTGCAGCAAATAGTTGTTGAAATAGGTCGCGCACCGCAGGCGCTTAGTTTTAGCAGCGCCATGCATAGTATTATCCCTGTTGATAAAACAGGTACGCCATTAGCACCCATGATTACCTGGGCTGATGCGCGTGCCGAAAATATAGCCCAGGATTTAAGGAATTCACCAACGGGGGAGGAGATATACCGCATAACAGGTACACCAATTCATGCCATGTCGCCCTTATGCAAGCTTATTTGGCTGAAAGCAAATAAGCCCGGCCTGTTTGTACAGGCAGATCTTTTTATATCGATAAAAGAGTTTATCTGGTTTAAACTGTTTAATGCTTTCCAGGTTGATTATTCTATCGCCTCGGCAACAGGGCTTTTTGATATTTTAAAATTACAATGGAGCAATGAGGTCTGCCAGCTGGCCGGTATAACTGCCGATAGATTATCGGAGCCGGTAAATACCACCTATTACAGGGATAACCTTGACGCCGTAACTGCAAACTTGCTGGGCGTACCAAATGATACCAAATTTATTATAGGTGCAAGCGATGGCTGCTGCGCAAACCTGGGCAGCCATACTACGGGGCCAGGTGTAGCGGCCCTCACTATTGGTACAAGTGGGGCGGTACGCATTACCAGTCCGGTACCGGTTTATAATTTTCAGGGCATGACATTTAACTACCTGCTTAACCAAAATACTTATGTATGCGGCGGAGCTGTAAATAACGGCGGGATTGCCATAAACTGGCTGCTGAAAAATTTTTTACAAAAAGAGAACCTAACCGGTGCCGATTATGATGCTTTATTTAACACTATTGAAACAGTACCGGCCGGCAGCGACGGCCTTTTGTTTTTACCCTATTTATACGGTGAGCGGGCACCGCTTTGGGATACCAAAACCAGCGGTGCTTACTTAAATATTAAACCGGCCCATAACCAGGCCCATTTTTTAAGGGCTGCGCTTGAAGGGGTTTGTTTTGCTTTGTATGATGTGCTTAAAACCGTGGAGGATGCCTCGGTTGCTATTATACAGGTTAATATAAGTGGTGGTTTTGTAAGTTCGGGCACCTGGACACAGGTACTGGCCGATATTACCGGTAAAAAACTGGTAGTGCTGCAGCCCGAAGACGCATCTGCTGTAGGCGCTGTTTATCTTGCCATGCAGGTAATGCATCCCCAAAGTTATGACGAGCTAATCCATGTGAACAATGAAACCACTATAATTCCTAACCAGCAAAATCATGAATTGTATAACAGGTCCTTCGTGATTTTCAAAAAACTTTACCACGATTTGAAGGATACTATGCACCTGGTTAATGACCGCGGTATCTGA
- a CDS encoding gamma-glutamylcyclotransferase family protein, with product MITINQYLFVYGTLLEQGNTYAQYLQQHCTLIGGGKFGGILYDVGHYPGATIDAITGRYVYGSIYLMDDAEKILPVIDEYEGIGAQEAKPHEYTRQLIEIDTEQGPVVCWVYIYNWPTDNLPEVPGGDYIRYIGPKKQ from the coding sequence ATGATTACAATTAACCAATACCTTTTTGTTTATGGTACGTTGCTTGAGCAGGGTAATACATACGCGCAATACCTGCAGCAGCATTGCACATTAATAGGAGGGGGCAAATTTGGCGGCATACTTTACGATGTTGGCCATTATCCGGGTGCTACCATTGATGCCATAACGGGCAGGTATGTTTATGGCAGCATTTACCTGATGGATGATGCCGAAAAAATACTACCGGTAATTGATGAGTACGAGGGTATTGGTGCCCAGGAGGCAAAACCACATGAATATACCCGCCAATTGATTGAAATTGATACTGAACAAGGTCCGGTTGTTTGTTGGGTGTATATTTATAACTGGCCAACCGATAATTTACCAGAAGTGCCTGGCGGAGATTATATTCGCTACATCGGCCCCAAAAAACAATAA
- a CDS encoding polysaccharide deacetylase family protein encodes MKKLTLLLLLINLVTFAQPRKKAIIVLTYDDALPSQLDIALPQLDSLGFKGTFFLTGYIGQVTIPRWRQVALKGHELANHTLYHPCLITTVKANPANNSANYSVFMIKREIAEMNNLLYAVDGKTGPRTYAYPCTEIAVGGVKYADSLGAAGIIKYARIGGGADAVITDFKKIDPMQVPAWGVHAGVTGDELIAFVKKTQQSGGLGVLMFHGIGGDYITTPAAAHKQLLLYLKQHQDEIEVLTFQDALDAVKQIN; translated from the coding sequence ATGAAAAAACTAACCTTACTCTTATTACTTATTAATCTTGTCACTTTTGCCCAGCCGCGCAAAAAAGCTATCATCGTGCTTACCTATGATGATGCCTTGCCATCGCAACTGGATATAGCGCTGCCACAACTGGATTCGTTGGGATTTAAGGGCACCTTTTTCCTGACGGGGTATATAGGCCAGGTAACCATCCCGCGCTGGCGGCAGGTTGCTTTAAAGGGACACGAATTAGCTAATCATACACTTTACCACCCATGCTTAATTACTACGGTAAAAGCCAATCCCGCAAATAACTCTGCCAATTATTCGGTATTCATGATCAAGCGCGAAATTGCTGAAATGAATAACCTGCTGTATGCCGTCGATGGAAAAACCGGCCCGCGTACTTACGCTTATCCTTGCACCGAGATAGCTGTTGGTGGCGTAAAATACGCCGATTCGCTGGGCGCAGCCGGCATTATCAAGTATGCGCGAATTGGCGGCGGTGCCGATGCTGTTATAACCGATTTTAAAAAGATTGACCCCATGCAGGTACCGGCCTGGGGTGTACACGCCGGTGTTACCGGCGATGAATTGATTGCTTTTGTAAAAAAGACGCAGCAAAGCGGCGGGCTGGGCGTGTTGATGTTTCATGGCATAGGTGGCGATTATATTACTACACCAGCTGCAGCGCACAAACAATTATTGCTGTACCTAAAGCAACACCAGGACGAAATAGAAGTGCTTACCTTTCAGGACGCGCTTGATGCTGTTAAGCAGATAAATTAA
- a CDS encoding DUF3037 domain-containing protein produces MPDQLFEYAVVRVVPRVEREEFVNIGVILYCPKQKFLKAIVSIDEARIAAFAPGLDIDCLKDNVKSFEKIAHGAPDAGPIAKLDIASRFRWLTATRSTVVQSSKVHPGLCKDAELTLRRLFIQLVG; encoded by the coding sequence ATGCCCGATCAGCTATTTGAGTACGCCGTAGTACGCGTTGTACCCAGGGTAGAGCGCGAGGAATTTGTAAATATTGGCGTGATACTTTATTGCCCCAAACAGAAGTTTTTAAAAGCAATAGTATCAATAGATGAAGCCCGGATAGCGGCTTTTGCACCCGGTCTGGATATAGATTGCCTTAAAGATAACGTTAAATCGTTTGAAAAAATAGCCCATGGCGCTCCCGATGCCGGCCCAATTGCCAAGCTGGATATAGCTTCGCGTTTTAGATGGCTTACTGCCACACGTAGCACCGTGGTGCAATCATCAAAGGTGCATCCGGGTTTGTGCAAAGATGCAGAATTGACTTTAAGGCGGTTATTTATTCAGTTGGTTGGTTAA
- a CDS encoding glycoside hydrolase family 78 protein — MKHILLFLFAVLPAVCLAQKPVAESLTAEYLTNPVGIDMSHPRLSWKINTTQRNTLQQAYTIVVATDASFSSSKTVWNTGKVASDSSVFVTYSGVALKSATRYYWRVKLLDNHGNTSAWSKPAYFETGLFNTTDWTASWVQPKQDSSRKMPAVMLRKQFSATKKVVSARVYATAHGVYELYLNGGKIGNQVLTPGWTEYKKRLQYQVYDVTTMLQPGDNVIGAMIGDGWFKGTLAYMNNWGFWGKNLALLCQLQITYADGTTENINSDGSWKGTQNGPVTLNGIYDGENYDARKEMTGWNKKGFNDAAWLPVDVANNITKNTLVGVQSVPVHQIAELKPIAIFKSPKGTQIIDFGQDMTGWIRMKVSGPAGKTVTIRHAEVLDKFGEFYTANLRNATATINYTLKGDGVETFEPHFTFMGFRYIAVEGFPGEIKPENFTAVVIHSDMAVTGQFTCSDTMINKLQHNIQWGQKGNFLDIPTDCPQRDERLGWTGDAQVFSRTAAFNMNVGPFFAKWMKDVAADQFPDGGVPFVVPDVLQTNRATSAGWGDVAVIVPWTMYQVYADKRILQTQYPSMKAYVDKIINKAGDSYIWRGGSVFGDWLFYRPGIYDFSEPNGYTNPDMIATAFYAYSAKLLSQAAGAIGNTADEKKYNDVFEGVKKAFIHNYMTPTGRIFADSQTGYVLALKFNLVPDSLKSRAAAYLVEDVRSRNNHLSTGFLGTPYLCQVLSQNGYTNVAYDLLLQKTYPSWLYPVKMGATTIWERWDGIKTDSTFQDKGMNSFNHYSYGAVGDWMYQHVTGLQIGKPGYKYILLKPEPSSKFTFAKATFETMYGQLLSEWEVKDGTMRIHVKIPANTTAGLTLPQAHAEDVKQDGKPLAGASNDANGTTIQLGSGDYTFSYPWVVVKDKVTAK, encoded by the coding sequence ATGAAACATATTTTACTTTTTTTATTCGCTGTTTTGCCGGCAGTTTGCCTGGCGCAAAAACCAGTCGCCGAAAGCCTGACGGCCGAGTATTTAACCAATCCGGTTGGCATTGATATGAGCCATCCCCGCCTGAGCTGGAAAATTAATACCACGCAACGAAATACTTTACAGCAGGCGTATACTATTGTTGTTGCTACTGATGCTTCCTTTTCGTCCTCCAAAACCGTTTGGAATACGGGCAAGGTTGCGTCCGATTCATCCGTGTTTGTTACTTATAGTGGCGTTGCGCTAAAATCGGCAACACGCTACTATTGGCGGGTAAAACTATTGGATAACCACGGCAATACATCTGCCTGGAGCAAACCTGCTTACTTTGAAACAGGTTTGTTTAACACCACCGACTGGACGGCCAGTTGGGTGCAACCCAAACAGGACAGCTCGCGCAAAATGCCTGCGGTAATGTTACGCAAGCAATTTTCGGCAACTAAAAAAGTGGTATCGGCCCGGGTTTATGCTACCGCCCACGGTGTGTATGAGCTATACCTCAACGGCGGCAAAATAGGTAACCAGGTGCTTACACCCGGCTGGACGGAGTATAAAAAACGCCTGCAATACCAGGTTTATGATGTTACCACTATGCTGCAGCCCGGCGATAACGTGATTGGCGCCATGATTGGCGACGGCTGGTTTAAAGGCACGCTGGCTTATATGAACAACTGGGGTTTCTGGGGTAAAAACCTTGCCCTGTTATGCCAGTTACAAATTACCTATGCCGACGGCACTACAGAAAACATAAACTCAGATGGCTCATGGAAAGGTACCCAAAACGGGCCGGTAACACTTAACGGCATTTACGATGGTGAAAATTATGATGCCCGTAAAGAGATGACAGGCTGGAATAAGAAAGGGTTTAACGATGCAGCCTGGTTGCCGGTTGATGTAGCCAACAACATCACAAAAAACACATTGGTTGGGGTACAAAGTGTGCCGGTACACCAAATTGCCGAACTGAAGCCCATAGCGATTTTTAAAAGCCCGAAAGGAACCCAAATTATTGATTTTGGCCAGGATATGACGGGCTGGATAAGAATGAAGGTGAGTGGGCCGGCCGGAAAAACCGTTACCATAAGGCATGCCGAAGTGCTGGATAAATTTGGTGAGTTTTACACAGCCAACCTGCGGAATGCCACCGCAACCATTAATTATACCCTGAAGGGCGATGGCGTGGAAACATTTGAGCCGCACTTTACTTTTATGGGTTTCAGGTATATTGCTGTAGAGGGTTTTCCGGGCGAGATTAAGCCTGAGAATTTTACAGCTGTTGTAATACACTCGGATATGGCTGTTACCGGGCAGTTTACATGTTCAGATACCATGATTAACAAGCTACAACACAATATTCAATGGGGGCAAAAAGGTAATTTTTTAGATATCCCTACAGATTGCCCGCAGCGCGATGAACGATTGGGCTGGACAGGCGACGCACAGGTTTTTTCGCGCACGGCGGCATTTAATATGAACGTAGGTCCTTTTTTTGCCAAATGGATGAAGGATGTAGCAGCCGACCAGTTTCCGGATGGTGGAGTACCTTTTGTGGTGCCCGATGTTTTACAAACCAACCGCGCCACATCGGCGGGCTGGGGCGATGTGGCTGTTATTGTTCCGTGGACGATGTACCAGGTTTATGCCGATAAACGCATTTTGCAAACCCAATATCCCAGCATGAAGGCTTACGTTGATAAGATCATCAACAAAGCAGGGGATAGCTACATTTGGCGCGGGGGCAGTGTTTTTGGCGATTGGTTGTTTTACCGCCCGGGCATCTATGATTTTTCGGAGCCAAATGGTTATACCAACCCCGATATGATTGCTACGGCTTTTTATGCGTATTCGGCAAAACTGCTTAGCCAGGCCGCGGGTGCTATAGGCAACACTGCCGACGAGAAAAAATACAATGATGTGTTTGAAGGTGTGAAAAAGGCATTCATCCATAATTATATGACCCCCACAGGGCGTATTTTTGCCGATTCGCAAACCGGTTACGTACTTGCGTTGAAGTTTAACCTGGTGCCCGATAGTTTAAAAAGCAGGGCCGCAGCTTACCTGGTTGAGGATGTACGCAGCCGGAACAATCATCTTTCAACCGGTTTTTTAGGTACACCTTACCTGTGTCAGGTATTATCGCAAAATGGCTATACCAATGTGGCTTATGACCTGTTATTGCAAAAAACTTATCCATCGTGGCTATATCCTGTAAAAATGGGTGCAACAACCATTTGGGAACGTTGGGACGGTATTAAAACCGACAGTACTTTCCAGGATAAAGGCATGAACTCTTTTAATCACTACTCATACGGCGCCGTTGGCGATTGGATGTACCAGCATGTTACCGGCCTGCAAATTGGTAAACCAGGCTACAAATATATTCTGCTGAAACCCGAACCCAGTTCCAAATTTACCTTTGCCAAAGCAACGTTTGAAACCATGTATGGTCAGCTACTTTCTGAGTGGGAAGTTAAAGACGGTACCATGCGCATCCATGTTAAAATCCCCGCCAATACCACAGCCGGGCTAACACTGCCACAGGCACATGCCGAAGACGTAAAACAGGATGGTAAGCCGCTGGCAGGTGCCAGTAACGATGCAAACGGCACAACAATACAGCTGGGATCAGGCGATTACACGTTTAGCTATCCATGGGTTGTGGTAAAAGATAAGGTTACCGCTAAATAA
- a CDS encoding MerC domain-containing protein: protein MAHYKTTARIDRIGITASTLCAIHCAAVPLIFTSLPLIGLGFLALPLVEWGMIVFALMIGLYSIGLSYLRIHRRPLPVILLVTGFAIIILGHVFLSGRMEGIIVPTGGLLIAVAHFINYRCAGPHPGISNAIKLRETESEK, encoded by the coding sequence ATGGCTCATTATAAAACTACGGCACGGATAGATAGGATTGGTATAACAGCATCTACCTTATGCGCGATTCATTGCGCGGCGGTGCCGCTTATATTTACAAGCCTGCCGCTTATTGGCCTGGGCTTTTTGGCGTTGCCACTGGTAGAGTGGGGGATGATTGTTTTTGCGCTGATGATTGGCTTATACTCGATAGGTTTATCTTACCTGCGCATCCACAGGCGACCACTGCCGGTAATTTTATTGGTAACAGGCTTTGCAATTATTATACTGGGGCATGTTTTTTTGAGCGGACGAATGGAAGGTATCATTGTACCGACCGGCGGGCTATTGATAGCGGTAGCTCATTTTATTAATTACAGATGTGCAGGGCCGCATCCGGGTATCTCCAACGCTATTAAGTTAAGAGAAACAGAAAGTGAGAAATAA
- a CDS encoding sphingomyelin synthase family protein — protein sequence MTQITLYRIKLNWQTAFNTSLKRVRLIIGTMLIVAIINTMPSFFKAIEQRHGVVLQDWVLANLPALDVSIPIFAIIWGMGILMIVRTLYKPDLGITYLWTIIFVCIARFITLTLVKLDPPAGLVPLIDPLTGYFYGHASITKDLFFSGHTSTLFLIYLNLERKNDKRIALAATIILMFLLLIQHIHYTMDVLAAPVIVYCCHRFTKALGFK from the coding sequence TTGACCCAGATTACGCTATATAGAATAAAACTTAACTGGCAAACCGCGTTTAACACAAGCTTAAAACGGGTAAGGCTTATTATTGGCACCATGCTTATTGTGGCGATAATTAATACAATGCCTTCGTTTTTTAAGGCTATTGAACAAAGGCATGGCGTAGTGCTGCAGGACTGGGTACTGGCAAATTTGCCGGCACTTGATGTATCGATACCAATTTTTGCAATAATATGGGGTATGGGTATCCTCATGATAGTCAGGACGCTTTACAAACCGGATTTGGGCATCACTTACCTTTGGACTATCATTTTTGTATGTATAGCCCGTTTTATAACATTAACCCTGGTAAAACTCGACCCGCCGGCAGGGCTTGTACCGTTGATTGATCCGCTTACCGGCTACTTTTACGGGCATGCTTCAATCACTAAAGACCTTTTCTTTTCGGGCCACACATCAACCCTGTTTTTAATTTACTTAAATCTCGAACGTAAAAACGATAAACGCATTGCACTCGCCGCCACTATCATTTTAATGTTCCTGCTGCTCATTCAGCATATTCACTATACCATGGATGTATTGGCCGCCCCGGTTATTGTTTATTGCTGTCATCGTTTTACCAAAGCATTAGGTTTTAAATAA
- a CDS encoding HAD-IIA family hydrolase has translation MNRIDNFKSIIDRYKVVFFDAFGVLKNYKGLLPGIENTFAYLDQQKKDYYIVTNDASRSPAQLAESYNNKGLLAITPDKIISSGMLTKEYLDLKVNDGIVAYLGTPDSAHYIDSSGLHTLPVSQINASNIDKVNALVFLDDEGFDWFEDLNKAVNILRKRTIPAIVANTDHAYPLSKHDVSIAIGGIAHMIEKIVGKEFIRFGKPDSQMFMFAYDLLRDQGPISKKDIVMVGDTLQTDILGGNKFGLDTVLVLSGNTQAVDAENRINATGIVPTYVCDSAVIEHGELAF, from the coding sequence ATGAACAGGATAGACAACTTTAAATCTATAATAGACAGGTACAAAGTTGTTTTTTTTGACGCTTTTGGGGTACTAAAAAACTATAAAGGGCTGCTGCCGGGCATCGAAAACACGTTTGCCTACCTTGATCAGCAAAAGAAGGATTACTACATTGTTACCAACGATGCATCGCGCAGCCCTGCACAACTGGCAGAATCATATAACAACAAAGGCCTGCTTGCCATAACTCCGGATAAGATCATCTCGTCGGGCATGCTTACTAAAGAGTATCTTGACCTGAAAGTGAATGATGGTATTGTGGCATACCTGGGCACGCCGGATTCGGCGCATTATATAGATAGCTCCGGGCTGCACACCCTGCCCGTAAGCCAGATAAATGCCTCGAATATTGATAAAGTAAATGCCCTGGTATTTTTAGATGATGAAGGTTTTGATTGGTTTGAAGATTTAAACAAAGCCGTAAATATACTTCGCAAACGCACCATCCCCGCAATTGTTGCCAACACCGACCATGCTTATCCGCTTAGCAAACACGATGTATCGATAGCCATTGGCGGGATTGCCCACATGATTGAAAAAATTGTGGGCAAGGAGTTTATTCGTTTTGGCAAACCCGATTCACAGATGTTTATGTTTGCTTACGATTTGCTGCGCGACCAGGGGCCAATCAGCAAAAAAGACATTGTAATGGTTGGCGATACCCTGCAAACCGACATTTTGGGTGGCAATAAGTTTGGCCTCGATACCGTACTGGTATTATCAGGCAACACCCAGGCAGTTGATGCCGAAAACCGTATAAATGCAACCGGTATTGTTCCTACTTACGTTTGCGATTCTGCAGTTATTGAGCATGGAGAGTTAGCATTTTAG